In Vigna angularis cultivar LongXiaoDou No.4 chromosome 8, ASM1680809v1, whole genome shotgun sequence, the DNA window GAGCATACTAagatatatgttaaaattttggggtgaacatgttttatattattataatatcatgACGATTGTATTAATATAATACCTATCTCGAATAAgttgttttctaaatatttataataaaatgttttattttaatagtgatatttattaaaatgaaatattaaaaaaaactcaactaattttaataaaattaaagataaagtaaataaaatcaattaaataatacataGACGAGTTGTAACGCCGCGGCAACTTACaacatggagttcttatgagttaggctaccgaaaagcaaatgcatttggtgatatgagtagtcaaatcaatccctttaagctatccttcaactgtatagtctcatacctatacagcctctagatccctctcattccggtgtatgttcgattcatcgatgtgtcccttccactgaaagcctgccaggagccgctccttgtcagTGCCCCTTGCATTTCGTGCCTCTTGCACTGGCGATCACTCTCCACCTtcgtcagtgcccggatgtcacaCGAGTTACTTGATATCTAAACTTATCTTAAAATTTAGGAATccaaataaaaactttaaaaataacttaattgtttTGAGTTTCAAGGTGTAAATTAATATGAATCCGTATCATCTTgcttaaaaacaaaaaggatctttaatatcaattattttactttatattgaCGTGTTTACCggcatttaaatttaaattatcgcTTAGTAATCTTAAGTTGTAAAAATTATACTAGAAAAAAccatttttatgcttttttttggaaaattatcTTGAAGAtctcattaattaaatataaaatggagagataaaataaaataacattaccaTAAACAAGTAACCATTATTCCTAATTGATTTCCTAGATTGTTTATCTCTGAGAGGTTTACTAATTACGAAAATAAAGGGAAACTAATTTATAATCAGGGAAATcaagaaacaaagataaatataatagaataaattaattaaaacgcATTTTCATAGAAAAAATCAGTATAAATGAATTAGTGATAAAAGAAATACTGGTTTATCTCAGAAAACATTCTGACCAAATTTATTGTggattatttcaaaatattaaatcaaattaatcaatctAAGTCAAACACTAAAACAACTTAATAATGCACAAGTTTAAACATAATCTTTGAATTATCAAATAAAGTGcataaaatttttgttaattttagttAGGACGGGGTTATCTAAagtacttaaatttttttaattatttcattgaaattattatatttgcAACAATTCTTACACATTCCCACGTTGAGGTCCTGAACTGAGGGTGCGAGTAAAAGCTGGGTTCAGCCCATTAGATGTCACCAACAGAAAGAGGCTAATGATTCCTGCACCCCCATGTTTTCGGCCTGCACCTCCTTTGGCATGACGAAATAATGCTTATAttcttaatgaaaaaattaataaaaacctAAATTATACTTTCTTCCACTTTCTTATCTGTATATCATCTATCAGCAGCGCAATCTTCATGTCCATTTCTCTATATTCCATAGGCAAAACGAACAGCACAACCTTCACAACACAATCCAACAAACCAAATACACTCcaactttattattttcataaggGTATGAATGGTATTTCAGAAAATATGGGGATGCAAACCGAAAATACACGGATGCAGGAAGCATCGAGAGAACACATGAGTTTGAGGCCCAATAGGGATCCAAACCGAAAAGTAGAAAGAAACAGAAGAGGgcaatttctttttaaactcCCTCTAATTACTATTAGactcattttttctctcttcttaaaTTAATTCACAATAACATACAATTTCAGAAAATTGGCAATGaacaaaattaaagcaaatacTTTATGCCCATAACAAATAGAAGACACGAAAATTGGTAAGGATTGAGAGAGGAATCAGAAATGGAGGGTAAGGATTAGGTTTGGGTTTATACCTCTTTAGATCAAAGGGTATTTTggtaataaaagaagaaaaagagagtttAAACAGCAATTAGGAGAGTGTGAATAACAAGTGGGTAAAAGAGAAGCAAATATATCTTGCAATGTGAGAGATGAGAAATGTACATTAATGGGGAAACGTGTGGTGTTATTAGTACCGTTAGTAGGGTGGTTGTGGTTAAGGCAGTGGCGGAGGTTGGTGGTTGCTGCCATTATTACGGTAGTTGTGCTTTTAACAACAAACAAAGAAGGATAATGAGTGTTGCTCAGTTTGGTCAAAATGGTTCAACCTATTatagattcattttattaatttaacatGTGATTAGTTTAATTTCATTTCAGCATTCAATTACTGAACTTAGTgcttttaagaatattttaatggTCCAATTGTGGTAAAGCTGCTTAACCCATATCACACTTGTCTCAGTTTTGAAGTACAGCTAAAGTTATtgcttatataatataaaattagttctTTGGGACTTTTGGATTCTCTCTTTTCAAAATGcctttacttttatatattaaaaaatttatattttgaagatatgacaaaaaaaaaacataatttagcAGAGAATCTAAATTTGTACAAGAAAAGTTGGTGgataaattgattaaaacaacTCAGCAACTTgtgataaaaattaaacatgtttGCATATATCATGACCATTATGATTAACCAAGTGATTAGTATGGCTAATCATATTTAACAATGGTATTTGCGAAACAAAATTAATCAtaccctttctctctctatatatatataacatgaatGAGAATGAAGACTGGAGAAAGTAGAAGTAAAGTgatattttttctcaaattataAACAAGAAGGCAGTGATAACTTACTGAAAGTAGGGTTAAAGAGCAAGAATGTGTAAAAGCAATAAGAATTTtgtctgatatatatatatatctaatcCTAGTTGATAATGAAAGGAGTAAAAGTTTTGAAGAGTTCATTTTGTTGGAGGGGAAACATAGGTTCTGAGAGATGGTGACTGAGTGAGAACATCAGGTGCAATAGTTGTGTTCTGTGCTCCACTCTTCTGCTGCATTCTCCTTCTAGCCATGTACCCTCTCACCCATGGTGTCACATCTTcgtttatttttatcatgataAAGAATATAATGCGGTAGATCACAATCATGCTGAAGATCACACTCAGGTTAATCCACTTCGATCTGTTCACATCTATTTGGAACACTTTTTCCAAGATGTATTCTCCTGGTATCTTTGGAAGCTCTGGTGTCTGGTTGTCAAATATCAAGCCCCTCAAATCATTCTGGTACTGACCCTGAAAGAGTTTTCACAGTTTTTATCATCAAACTAAGATATAACAACAGCACATGGGATTCGAGTATTGAAATGTGTTGCTTCTGTTACCTGCAGTGCCCAGAAATGGAAACTGATGTATGACATAGGGTAACGCCAGACTGGCTTTGGGATATCATGTGGAAGCCTAAAGTAGCCTGAGACCAACATGAATATGCcctgaaatttaaaaagtagaaATACAAAAGTCAGTTAATCAGGTGTGAATGGATGATCAAGATCAAAGGTTTTACGGAACGAATCCTGTTGTGTTGAATTTTCATATGATCCTGCTGTGAAAACATTGTGTGCAGCTGTCTTCAAAGGCATTGTATATGTGGAGATTTAGGCAGCATGTTTGGTTTCATATTTTAGATGTGGTATTTTCAAACATTCTTGGATAATTTTAAATTCCTGGTTTCAACTGCTTATGCAACATGATATGCAATTAGTGCTCTTGCATTTAGTAGATGCACTGTTGAATAAAAGGcagaaatttataaaagaatgatGGAGAAGGTTGAATTTTGGGTGGTGGTTTAAAGGAAAAGATGGCATTGTTTTGGATGGATGTAATTTAATGCACATGTGTGCCTATACTGTGGGGAGGAACTTGCATACCTGAATTCCTGCTCCAATAATGATGCCCATGAGGAAGTTGGGGACAATGCTGGCAATTGCCATCATTAAGCTTTCAACCACTGTGACACTGGCATAAAGGCACAGCACAAAGAAGAGGTAATGCCAAAAGCCAGGGTGTAGGCGAACCATGAAGTAACAGATTGTTCCAGAGAGAAAAGTGATCAAAATCAGGAAGGGCATTGCAGATAATGTGTTGCTGATGACAAATGCAGTGACACCATAGTGACCATTAAGCCTCTCCCTTTGGAAAACCTGtgattgaaattgaaaatgtgaGATTTCATACTACATTATAGGGAGTATGATGGTTAGTTGCTGCATGGGGGGCACAGAACATTCACCTTCATGTCTTCAACAAATGAAGGGAATCCACCAATTGACATGAAGGTCACAAAACCAAAGACAAAAGATGCACAAGAACCTCTGGCCTGCAATAAAAGGGAAGAAAGCACATGAACTCCAAGAAGGCCAAATTTCTTGCAAAACTGTGATACAATGACAACTTCAAATTGCTTTCAAATGAGATGTAGAAGTACCAGAATAGAGTTGTATCCTGTCCCCACATTCAAATAAATGGTTCCAATACAGATAGTGACCACAATGTAGATAACAAGCCTAAGCCAGTAGTAGCCAAAGTCCCTTGACATGTTGATGAAGGAACGTTTGGTTAAAGTGTAAGACTGCATCAAGAAACTAGCCTCACTTCCTCCAGCTTCAAGCACTGTTCCCTTCTGCAGAATTCATCATGATCACAACATTGAATAATTGACTCCAGAAAATGAACAAGAAAAACAGGATATATACATGTTTGTGTGTTAATATATTGCACTTAATTGCATCATTCTTAAGTTTGCCATTTTTCATCAGTAAGCAATCATTGAAAAGCACTTACAACTTTGGATATCTCATCCACTTTTTGTGTTGCGGCATAAGAGTGCTGAGAAGTGCGGTAGAAGTCAATAAGAGTTCTGATTGCTTCGGCAGTAGTGATCTTGTCCAAAGGATCATCGCTTCCCTCAAACTACAGAGAAAGGTTCAGACCAAATGTTAGCAGAGGTATGTATGTTAGAAAATAACTGATGTAAAGCAcatattaaaatgttgaaaCTATATAGAGTGTAATGAAATTGAAAGAGAAATTTGTGTcataaagaagaaaagttgaATACCCTCAGTTTCATGGACCCTTTGAGAGTGGCCTTGACTTTGTCAAAGTCAGAATTGATGCACCTGAGGAAATGATCAGAAGGGTTCCTCAAAGCAGGACAAGGGAAACCAGCTTGTGCAAAGAACTGCAGACAAAATCACTTATATCAGTCATCAAAAAGCTTCATTTATTTACAATCATTATTGATTAAAGAAACTATgcataagagagaaaaaagtggAATGTGAGTTTGACCTCATATGCCTCTGAAGCCTGTCCAAAATAAACAGTTTTGCCACTAGAAAGCAAGTACAATTGGTCAAATAACTCAAACACTTCACTGCTAGGTTGATGAATAGAGGCTATCACGGTTCTCCCATCCCTTGCCAAGGCACGTAGTGTCTGAGTCACAAAGAATGCTGAAGCACTGCAATAGTGAAAAATTCCAAAACAAACTATGACATGAGTTCACCAAAAAGAGAAGTTTCTACTTTACAAACTTGATCAATAAGAGAGACATCACAAACCAAACATTctccataaaaaaaacattatagaATATTGTAACCTCCTTCAGAAAAGGTGCACACAATTTGATGTTGTGACTATGCAAAACATTATCCAAAAAGACAAGCATGCCTTTGTTTGTTTCTGCATTTTGTGTATAGAGATAAGAAGAATTtcaaagataaataatatacaGACAATGCATGGCCCGTTATTTATTGCACCACGTTTTTCCTTTCCAAAGCTACATAGAAATTTTATCATTAGGAACCGATGGAAACATGTACAAGACAAGCATGCATCAATCAATAGTTGCCCAAAGCAGCAACAGAAAAGACAGAATACTCCTTCAAGGTTTTTTAACTGTCAATTTAAGAACAATGTTAAAACATCTCTATCTcatatttttactatattttaatctgtttcaaaatatttttcactttaaaaaataaaaaattattagttacTTCTTCCTCTACCATTCTCATTTAATAGTATCCACCTACATACTTAAATGAATTAACTACCACCATCTAACTCTTTTAATAAGGACACCTttatatgcaaaaaaaaaaactttatcaAAGTAATTGGGTGATTAAGGAAATCtgttttcaaaatatcaaatattatgttttatttatataaatttacatgTAAACTTTGgcatttaaaatttcttaaatgaCATGAGCACCTAACATCATATAATCCTTTTTATTTACAAACAGTATAATAATAACatgaaattatttcaaatattttatatatgacaGAAAACAAAACCCTCTACAGAAAAAATTGCAGTTATGGGGGAGATATTAAGAATAAACTTACTATACCAAGTTTTTCTTCTACATAAATATCAATTACTTGAAAAGCACAACTATTGGACAGAGTTACGTATACAGTACATATTTGGTAGCAGTTAATTAGATGAGAATAGACGTGTGATAACTTCATATGTCCATGCAAACCACTCAGGACAAGGAAATTAAATTCACATAAAGTGATGTGTAACAACCTGTCAAGTCCACTGGTTGGCTCATCAAGAAAAAGCAACCTTGGTCTCATCAAGATTTCCAAGGCAATGCTAACCCTTCTCTTCTCCCCACCACTGATACCCCGCAAATGCCAATTTCCAATCACTGTGTCTGCACAATCTTGCAGTCCCATTGCCACAATGGTGCTCTCCACCAATGCTCTCTTATCTGCCCATGGCATGTTATCAGGCAAACGCAAACGAGCTGAATATGATATCGTCTCCCTCACTGTTAGGGTACCGATCAagttatcatcttgtgtcacaTAAGCCTGGTTAAGTTCATAACACATCATAAAAACCAAGTTAGGAACAAACCCTTTTGCAGAATTAGCATAATGGTATGCTTAAAAGTTGCAAAACATGATATGGGAAAAAAGGCAACCATATTTAGGTGCTATAATTAAAACCAAACCTTAAAAGTTCAAAATCAAAGTGAAAAATGATGACCAAAATAagtgttaatatatattatatctacTAACTATATTCTTCCAATGAAACATAGACACCGCTAGTAGCATTTAGTATGGAGCATTTAGTACATAGACAGAAGAGAATGAAACATTTTGTTCTATTCTTGATGTTAAAATCTATGTatcatcttttaaaaatttatcttttttttattctattctgAAGGGAGTTGCCAGTGCTACAGTATctaaaaaaatccaaatattttgaTTGAGGTGTTTTTCTGGCCAATAACTGAAAGAGTTCGGTCAAAGAGAGAAATAAGAAAGAAAGGGTACCAAAACCTTTAGAACATATATATCTAATAGTATTAAATAAAGATCCAATATTATATTCACGTTTGTTTGAAAGCATTCCACCAAAGACTATATGTTCAGACAAAAGAACCAAAGACTGCATGTTAAGGCAAAAGAGGAAAAAGACTCACTGCAGTGCCAAAAGAGAGTTTGGCTTTGCGTCCATTGAGAAGGATGGTGCCTGAAAGAAAGGCATTTGCAGCTAGGCGACTGGAAAGTGCATCAAGAAGAGTAGATTTTCCAGAACCTGAGGGCCCCATGAGAGCAGTGAAGGTTCCTGGTTCAGCATAACCAGTTAGACCCTCCAAAACATTTTGTGTCTCACCGTTGCTGAGAGTGACCATCACGGTCAGATCCTTCCATGTGAGTCTTGCTGAAACATCTCCAATGATCTCTGAGTTAGCCTTCTCTCTCCAAAGGGTCTCACTGAGAGGACTCAACCCTGGTAGGGTGGAACCATTTCCAGAAGGCCTAGCTGTTGCTTCTATCTCCATACCAGTATGTGTTGTTGCCTCAGAGTTTTTCATGATAATTAACTTTCTTCAAACCTCTCACACACTCACCTTTTAGGCTTCAATACAATATGGTCCAAACTCTCCAAAAGAGTTCAGTGGTACTGATCAAATCCGATCCACCAAAAGAGAAAAAGGGTAGGAACCAAATTCAAAAGCCAAGCAGTGAAACCTATAGAATATGTGAGTGTATATATATGAGGAAGTTACTATGATAGAAAAACCAAAAGGGGACAATAGGATAGGAGGGAGAGAAAAGTGTGAGTGGTGAAATGGGAATGGTATGATTGGAGAGTTTTGACTGAAAGAAAGGGTTTTCTTAAGAGAGATGATGGCTCATGCAAAAAGAGCCTTGTGGAGTTGCATACATAGATTTGTTGCAACTGTTGAAAGGATTTGTAAGTTGTTGTTATGAACAAGAAGAAGTGATTGGAGCAAAGGGTGTTATATATTCTGATCCAACTGATGCAAGGGATGACGAACACAACAGCTATAACAccatgatatgatatgatatctACTACTACATACTATTCGTTGTTTGGGAGAGCTCAATTCTCGATGGAAATATTTAGAGAAGAAGCAATAAGTTTCAGCCATTATATGGAAGCAATCAATTAATGGGTGCAGCTAGTTGTTGGTAGCTACATTTATTGCCAAACCGACCCCCATTTAACCCTGAGGCTCAGGAATCTGTTCATATTACGTGtgttttttttcaacttttccCTCTCATCACACACCCTCTTACTATTCTcccattttattttcattttcatttacatAAACGT includes these proteins:
- the LOC108345850 gene encoding ABC transporter G family member 11 gives rise to the protein MKNSEATTHTGMEIEATARPSGNGSTLPGLSPLSETLWREKANSEIIGDVSARLTWKDLTVMVTLSNGETQNVLEGLTGYAEPGTFTALMGPSGSGKSTLLDALSSRLAANAFLSGTILLNGRKAKLSFGTAAYVTQDDNLIGTLTVRETISYSARLRLPDNMPWADKRALVESTIVAMGLQDCADTVIGNWHLRGISGGEKRRVSIALEILMRPRLLFLDEPTSGLDSASAFFVTQTLRALARDGRTVIASIHQPSSEVFELFDQLYLLSSGKTVYFGQASEAYEFFAQAGFPCPALRNPSDHFLRCINSDFDKVKATLKGSMKLRFEGSDDPLDKITTAEAIRTLIDFYRTSQHSYAATQKVDEISKVKGTVLEAGGSEASFLMQSYTLTKRSFINMSRDFGYYWLRLVIYIVVTICIGTIYLNVGTGYNSILARGSCASFVFGFVTFMSIGGFPSFVEDMKVFQRERLNGHYGVTAFVISNTLSAMPFLILITFLSGTICYFMVRLHPGFWHYLFFVLCLYASVTVVESLMMAIASIVPNFLMGIIIGAGIQGIFMLVSGYFRLPHDIPKPVWRYPMSYISFHFWALQGQYQNDLRGLIFDNQTPELPKIPGEYILEKVFQIDVNRSKWINLSVIFSMIVIYRIIFFIMIKINEDVTPWVRGYMARRRMQQKSGAQNTTIAPDVLTQSPSLRTYVSPPTK